The following are from one region of the Magallana gigas chromosome 6, xbMagGiga1.1, whole genome shotgun sequence genome:
- the LOC136276580 gene encoding uncharacterized protein, giving the protein MNFAFQRKSYSMHKGRPLVKPMIVVTTSGYYLSVLGPYVAKNNDAAILSHIMKTNKEDVLKWIEERDVFVVDRGFRDSLTLLEDLGLVSAMPAFMKKGEKQMSTADANTSRLVTKIRWVVESANARIKRWKFFDRVLPSSQVPFISDFIKIVCGISNKYFPPLSTGCTEEDSLVAAKMQYLSRQINQLKEEVEERKLDTRSAIWKHPDELQDFPRLDEDQLRELTCGTYQVKLASSYAEEHFGNGCDIMVHKEDPSLIRVRIRSRHISSKSYLLWIRYDEGSVIGWYCRCRAGARVVGMCAHIAAVLWYIGLGRDMESLRSVRDWSKFIDDAAVIPDAIDESESEDDSSECLNEQ; this is encoded by the exons aTGAACTTTGCCTTTCAAAGGAAATCATATAGCATGCATAAGGGTCGTCCATTGGTGAAGCCAATGATTGTTGTAACAACTAGTGGCTATTACCTCTCTGTTCTTGGACCATATGTAGCGAAGAACAATGATGCTGCAATCTTGAGCCACATCATGAAGACTAACAAAGAAGATGTGTTGAAGTGGATCGAAGAGAGAGATGTGTTTGTTGTAGACAGAGGCTTTCGGGATTCCTTGACATTACTTGAAGACCTTGGATTAGTATCTGCCATGCCTGCATTTATGAAGAAAGGTGAAAAGCAAATGTCAACAGCAGATGCAAATACAAGCCGTTTAGTGACCAAG ATACGCTGGGTGGTAGAATCTGCTAATGCAAGGATAAAGAGGTGGAAGTTTTTTGACCGTGTCCTTCCTTCGTCCCAGGTGCCGTTCATTAGTGACTTCATCAAGATTGTGTGTGGAATATCAAACAAGTACTTTCCACCTTTGTCAACTG GTTGCACTGAGGAAGACTCTCTTGTAGCAGCTAAGATGCAGTACCTGTCCAGACAAATCAATCAACTAAAAGAGGAAGTAGAAGAAAGGAAACTGGATACCCGCTCAGCGATCTGGAAACACCCTGACGAGCTTCAGGATTTTCCTCGTCTTGATGAAGATCAACTTCGAGAGCTGACCTGTGGCACATATCAAGTGAAGCTTGCTAGTAGTTATGCAGAGGAACACTTTGGGAATGGATGTGATATCATGGTTCATAAAGAAGACCCGTCCTTGATAAGAGTCAGGATTAGGAGCCGGCATATTTCCTCAAAGTCTTACCTTCTTTGGATACGATATGATGAGGGAAGCGTGATTGGATGGTATTGTAGATGTCGTGCTGGGGCAAGAGTAGTGGGTATGTGTGCCCACATTGCCGCAGTTTTATGGTATATTGGTTTAGGACGTGACATGGAGTCCTTAAGATCTGTAAGGGACTGGAGCAAGTTCATTGATGATGCAGCTGTTATTCCAGATGCAATTGATGAGTCAGAATCAGAGGATGATTCCTCAGAGTGCTTGAATGAACAATAG